A window from Rhinolophus sinicus isolate RSC01 linkage group LG01, ASM3656204v1, whole genome shotgun sequence encodes these proteins:
- the TMEM41A gene encoding transmembrane protein 41A gives MRPLLGLLLVFSGCTFALYLLSTRLPRGPTLGSPEETGGRSLWFPSDLAELRELSEVLRDYRKEQQAYVILLFCSAYLYKQCFAIPGSSFLNVLAGALFGPWLGLLLCCVLTSVGATCCYLLSSMFGKQLVVSYFPDKVALLQRKVEENRNSLFFFLLFLRLFPMTPNWFLNLSAPILNIPMAQFFFSVLIGLIPYNFICVQTGSILSTLTSLDALFSWGTVFKLLAIALVALVPGTLIKKFSQKDLHLNGTSNANHLNSRKHT, from the exons ATGCGCCCCCTGCTCGGCCTGCTCCTGGTCTTCTCTGGCTGCACTTTCGCCCTGTACTTGCTGTCGACGCGACTGCCCCGCGGACCGACACTGGGCTCCCCCGAGGAGACGGGAGGCAG GTCACTGTGGTTCCCCTCCGACCTGGCGGAGCTGCGGGAGCTCTCTGAGGTCCTTCGAGACTACCGGAAGGAGCAGCAGGCCTACGTGATCCTGCTCTTCTGCAGCGCCTACCTCTACAAACAGTGCTTTGCCATCCCCGGCTCCAGCTTCCTG AACGTTTTAGCCGGTGCTTTGTTTGGACCATGGCTGGGGCTTCTGCTGTGCTGTGTGTTGACCTCTGTGGGTGCCACATGCTGCTATCTGCTCTCCAGTATGTTTGGCAAACAACTGGTGGTGTCCTACTTTCCGGATAAAGTGGCCCTGCTGCAGAGGAAG GTGGAGGAGAACAGGAAcagcttgttttttttcttattgtttttgaGACTTTTCCCCATGACGCCAAACTGGTTCTTGAACCTCTCGGCCCCGATTCTGAACATCCCCATGGCGCAGTTCTTCTTCTCTGTTCTTATCG GTTTAATCCCCTACAACTTCATCTGTGTGCAGACAGGCTCCATCCTGTCAACCCTGACCTCTCTGGATGCTCTTTTCTCCTGGGGAACTGTCTTTAAGCTGTTGGCCATAGCTCTGGTGGCCTTAGTTCCTGGAACCCTCATCAAAAAATTTAGTCAGAAAGACCTGCATTTGAATGGAACAAGCAACGCCAATCATCTAAATAGTAGAAAGCACACGTGA